In Candidatus Hydrogenedentota bacterium, one genomic interval encodes:
- a CDS encoding biopolymer transporter ExbD → MIIKRKRERKVSATLDMTPMIDVTFQLIIFFLLSSSFVVQTSVPIELSKSESAAQMEKKNLSITLGVGAGGPDGGGPVFADDAEITSWVDLRRVLLELKNRNPDALVLVRPDKSVPTERLVYVLGMANNLGITHYGIAAQHTDPPGE, encoded by the coding sequence ATGATCATCAAGCGGAAACGCGAGAGGAAGGTCAGCGCCACCCTCGACATGACGCCCATGATTGACGTCACCTTCCAGCTCATCATCTTCTTCCTCCTCTCCTCCAGCTTCGTGGTCCAGACCTCCGTCCCCATTGAGCTGTCCAAGAGCGAGAGCGCCGCCCAGATGGAGAAGAAGAACCTCAGCATCACGCTCGGCGTGGGGGCCGGCGGGCCCGACGGCGGCGGCCCCGTCTTCGCGGACGACGCCGAGATCACCTCCTGGGTGGACCTCCGGCGCGTCCTGCTGGAGCTGAAGAACCGCAACCCCGACGCGCTGGTCCTCGTGCGCCCCGACAAGAGCGTCCCCACGGAGCGGCTGGTGTACGTGCTCGGCATGGCGAACAACCTCGGCATCACGCACTACGGCATCGCGGCGCAGCACACCGACCCGCCAGGGGAATGA
- a CDS encoding MotA/TolQ/ExbB proton channel family protein: MSMDPITIMEQGGILMWPILLCSLIALAIILEKFVALRRADIDTREFMDTMRQVLRQNRTQEAAEICDETDAPVARILKAGILKHDRPKEDIREALEDAGRFEIPRLERYLSGLATCATIAPMLGLLGTVQGMILAFNQIQNKRGQVNPSDLAEGIGNALITTAAGLAVAIPVVIFYNYFQSRVEGMIVEMEASSSELIDLLTRNRGDREI; this comes from the coding sequence ATGAGCATGGATCCGATCACCATCATGGAGCAGGGCGGCATCCTGATGTGGCCCATCCTTTTGTGCTCCCTCATCGCCCTGGCGATCATCCTGGAGAAGTTCGTCGCCCTGCGGCGCGCCGACATTGACACGCGCGAGTTCATGGACACGATGCGCCAGGTGCTCCGCCAGAACCGGACCCAGGAGGCCGCGGAGATCTGCGACGAGACCGACGCCCCCGTGGCCCGCATCCTGAAGGCGGGCATCCTCAAGCACGACCGGCCGAAGGAGGACATCCGGGAGGCCCTCGAGGACGCGGGCCGCTTCGAGATTCCCCGGCTGGAGCGCTACCTCTCCGGCCTGGCCACCTGCGCCACCATCGCCCCCATGCTCGGCCTGCTGGGCACGGTCCAGGGCATGATTCTGGCGTTCAACCAGATCCAGAACAAGCGCGGCCAGGTGAACCCCTCCGACCTCGCGGAGGGCATCGGAAACGCCCTCATCACCACCGCCGCCGGCCTTGCCGTCGCCATCCCCGTCGTCATCTTCTACAACTACTTCCAGTCGCGGGTCGAGGGCATGATCGTCGAGATGGAGGCCAGCTCCTCCGAACTCATTGACCTGCTCACCCGGAACCGCGGCGACCGGGAGATCTGA
- the argB gene encoding acetylglutamate kinase: MQTVIEKAQVLIEALPYIREFEGKTVVIKYGGAAMLDPALRASTAQDVVLMRYVGMNPIVVHGGGPAINGMLKRLNIASRFTAGGLRVTDEATMEVVEMMLSGQVNKDIVNLMNQAGGEAVGLSGKDGKMLSARKVDTEDGEDIGLVGQITSVDTKVIRAVCAAGMIPVIAPVATDREGGTWNVNADTAAGDIAAALEAEKLVFLTDTPGLLRDKDDPDSLIHRLHSRDVETLKKQGVISGGMAPKVDACLRALDAGVRRTHIIDGRTPHSMLLEIFTDKGLGTLVSHDVAAGNGE, translated from the coding sequence ATGCAGACAGTCATTGAAAAGGCGCAGGTGCTGATCGAGGCCCTGCCCTACATCCGCGAGTTCGAGGGGAAGACCGTCGTCATCAAGTACGGCGGCGCGGCCATGCTCGACCCGGCGCTGCGCGCCAGCACGGCGCAGGACGTCGTGCTCATGCGCTATGTCGGCATGAACCCCATCGTGGTGCACGGCGGCGGCCCCGCCATCAACGGCATGCTCAAGCGCCTCAACATCGCCTCCCGCTTCACCGCGGGCGGCCTCCGCGTGACCGACGAGGCCACGATGGAGGTGGTGGAGATGATGCTCTCGGGCCAGGTCAACAAGGACATCGTCAACCTGATGAACCAGGCGGGAGGCGAGGCGGTCGGCCTGAGCGGCAAGGACGGCAAGATGCTCTCCGCCCGCAAGGTGGACACGGAGGACGGCGAGGACATCGGCCTCGTCGGCCAGATCACCTCCGTGGACACCAAGGTCATCCGCGCCGTGTGCGCCGCCGGCATGATCCCCGTCATCGCGCCCGTGGCCACGGACCGCGAGGGCGGCACCTGGAACGTGAACGCCGACACGGCGGCGGGCGACATCGCCGCGGCCCTCGAGGCGGAGAAGCTGGTCTTCCTCACGGACACGCCGGGCCTGCTGCGCGACAAGGACGACCCGGACTCCCTGATCCACCGCCTGCACTCGCGCGACGTGGAGACGCTGAAGAAGCAGGGCGTGATCTCCGGGGGCATGGCGCCCAAGGTGGACGCGTGCCTGCGGGCGCTGGACGCGGGCGTGCGGCGCACCCACATCATTGACGGGCGCACGCCCCACAGCATGCTGCTCGAGATATTCACCGACAAGGGACTTGGAACCCTGGTCAGCCACGACGTGGCGGCCGGAAACGGAGAGTGA
- the argJ gene encoding bifunctional glutamate N-acetyltransferase/amino-acid acetyltransferase ArgJ — translation MNSLPGGVCAPRGFRAGAAAAGIKNPQGTRLDCALIVSDAPAAVAGCFTTNRVKAAPVLWDQGVCVGGAGRAVFVNSGNANACTGDPGLDDVKSIAALVASAADVPVTEVLVCSTGVIGVPLPMDRIGKGVRACAAALSPEGGADAARAIMTTDTVPKEFSVEVPLSGGAVRIGSIAKGSGMIAPNMATMLCFVTTDAALAPRDLQALLRHCTERTFNRICVDNDTSTNDTVLCLANGQAGGAPLAPGTADFDAFAEALEALCAETAKALVRDGEGATKFIEITVEGAATDDDARLVARSIAQSQLCKTAFFGEDPNWGRIACAAGYSGAEFDPSGMSIVLEGLTIFQDGRPTDYAEADAAERMKRREVRVRVLLSEGAGRAAWWTSDLSHDYVSINADYRS, via the coding sequence ATGAACAGCCTTCCCGGGGGCGTGTGCGCGCCGCGCGGGTTCCGCGCGGGCGCGGCCGCCGCAGGCATCAAGAACCCCCAGGGCACGCGGCTGGACTGCGCGCTCATCGTCAGCGACGCCCCCGCGGCGGTCGCGGGCTGCTTCACCACGAACCGGGTGAAGGCCGCGCCGGTGCTGTGGGACCAGGGCGTGTGCGTCGGCGGCGCGGGCCGGGCCGTGTTTGTGAACAGCGGCAACGCGAACGCCTGCACGGGCGACCCGGGGCTGGACGACGTCAAGTCCATCGCGGCGCTCGTGGCGTCGGCGGCGGACGTGCCGGTGACGGAGGTGCTGGTGTGCAGCACGGGCGTCATCGGGGTGCCCCTGCCCATGGACCGGATCGGGAAGGGGGTGCGCGCCTGCGCGGCGGCCCTTTCGCCGGAGGGCGGGGCGGACGCCGCCCGCGCCATTATGACCACGGACACGGTGCCCAAGGAGTTTTCCGTGGAGGTGCCGCTTTCCGGCGGCGCGGTGCGGATTGGGTCCATCGCCAAGGGTTCGGGCATGATCGCGCCGAACATGGCCACCATGCTCTGCTTTGTCACGACGGACGCCGCGCTGGCGCCGAGGGACCTTCAGGCCCTGCTGCGCCACTGCACGGAGCGCACCTTCAACCGCATCTGCGTGGACAACGACACCTCGACCAACGACACGGTGCTCTGCCTGGCGAACGGGCAGGCCGGGGGCGCGCCCCTGGCACCGGGCACGGCGGACTTTGACGCCTTCGCGGAGGCGCTGGAGGCGCTCTGCGCCGAGACGGCCAAGGCGCTGGTGCGCGACGGCGAGGGCGCCACGAAATTCATTGAGATCACCGTAGAGGGCGCGGCGACGGACGATGACGCCCGCCTCGTCGCCCGGAGCATCGCCCAGTCGCAGCTCTGCAAGACCGCCTTCTTCGGCGAGGACCCCAACTGGGGCCGCATCGCCTGCGCGGCGGGGTATTCGGGGGCGGAGTTCGACCCGTCGGGCATGAGCATCGTGCTGGAGGGGCTGACCATCTTCCAGGACGGCCGCCCCACGGACTACGCCGAGGCCGACGCCGCGGAGCGCATGAAGCGGCGCGAGGTGCGCGTGCGGGTCCTCCTGTCCGAGGGGGCGGGCCGCGCGGCCTGGTGGACTTCGGACCTCAGCCATGACTACGTGAGCATCAACGCGGACTACCGCAGCTAG
- a CDS encoding N-acetyl-gamma-glutamyl-phosphate reductase — protein MIRVGIVGATGYGGRELLRLLLAHPGVEVVAVASTSASGEAVGEVLPAFRKLCGLHFETFDAASLAARCDAVFVGVPGGQSMAPVAALRAAGARVLDIGADFRLKDTALWLQYYKKEHTAAGLLPESVYGLVPFYREALRDAQLVAVPGCYPISVIMPLRPLLDAPLGATPIVADSVSGISGAGRTLNEAFHYPEMNENLKAYKPGVHQHVPEIEQELLNRVTVQFTPHVAPLTRGILSTITVRPDREFDPAPYYAAYADEPFVRVLGAGILPEVKNVRASNYCDFGWHYDRRTGNLLIVSAIDNLVGGTAGMALQCLNVMFGLDESEGLRFGGMTP, from the coding sequence GTGATACGAGTGGGTATTGTCGGGGCGACCGGCTATGGCGGACGCGAACTCCTGCGCCTGCTGCTGGCCCATCCCGGGGTGGAGGTCGTGGCGGTGGCCTCGACCAGCGCCTCCGGCGAGGCGGTCGGCGAGGTGCTGCCCGCGTTCCGCAAGCTGTGCGGCCTGCATTTCGAGACCTTTGACGCCGCCAGCCTGGCGGCGCGCTGCGATGCCGTCTTCGTCGGCGTGCCGGGCGGCCAGTCCATGGCGCCCGTGGCGGCGCTGCGGGCGGCGGGCGCCCGGGTGCTGGACATCGGCGCGGATTTCCGCCTGAAAGACACTGCCCTGTGGCTCCAGTATTACAAGAAGGAGCACACGGCGGCGGGGCTGCTGCCGGAGTCGGTCTACGGGCTGGTGCCCTTCTACCGTGAGGCCCTGCGGGACGCGCAGCTGGTCGCCGTGCCGGGGTGCTACCCCATCAGTGTGATCATGCCCCTGCGCCCCCTGCTGGACGCGCCGCTGGGCGCCACGCCCATTGTGGCGGACAGCGTTTCCGGCATTTCCGGCGCGGGCCGGACGCTGAACGAGGCGTTCCACTACCCGGAAATGAACGAGAACCTGAAGGCCTACAAGCCCGGCGTGCACCAGCATGTGCCCGAGATCGAGCAGGAGCTGCTGAACCGGGTGACGGTGCAGTTCACGCCCCATGTCGCGCCGCTGACGCGCGGCATCCTCTCGACCATCACGGTGCGCCCGGATCGGGAGTTTGACCCCGCGCCGTACTATGCGGCCTACGCGGACGAGCCCTTCGTGCGCGTGCTGGGCGCCGGGATCCTGCCGGAGGTGAAAAACGTCCGCGCGTCGAACTACTGCGATTTCGGATGGCATTACGACCGGCGCACGGGGAACCTTTTGATCGTCAGCGCCATAGACAACCTTGTCGGCGGCACGGCGGGCATGGCCCTCCAGTGCCTCAACGTCATGTTCGGCCTCGACGAGTCCGAAGGGCTCCGTTTCGGAGGAATGACCCCATGA
- a CDS encoding YjgP/YjgQ family permease produces MTVISRYNLRLIAVPALMSALVIVFFLTGGAVRTQMRAVMELIPADQIRMWDITRISAFTTPMLSGYVIPITFLLGIMMAFSRLARNSELTAMKAAGIPLKRLVMPVVLLGVLLSGASFFIQNTAQPFAHRHLVSLISRELPLRVTIDLLPAGVMHTFGDWRVYIGSRDGNGVLHDIMVLQPDGEGGANAFYAATARLVRENGQPMLEMRQGYLVPADPTRHFTFDILRKPVPPLVADKSWSSKDGMTLGELLALEDELEQLFAETQALPVAGDLRSVRIHIKNRIAFPLMCLAVALIAAPVGARTRRAGRSYAFGAGLVILCGYFVLRKVAEPPFLASLSLTVLMGQLPNLVLGAAGLFLLSRVDRI; encoded by the coding sequence GTGACCGTCATTTCCCGATACAACCTCCGCCTGATCGCCGTGCCCGCGCTGATGTCCGCGCTGGTGATCGTGTTTTTCCTGACCGGGGGCGCCGTGCGCACCCAGATGCGGGCGGTGATGGAGCTTATCCCGGCGGACCAGATCCGCATGTGGGACATCACGCGCATCTCCGCGTTCACCACGCCCATGCTCTCCGGCTATGTGATCCCCATCACGTTCCTGCTGGGGATCATGATGGCCTTCTCGCGCCTCGCACGGAACAGCGAGCTGACGGCGATGAAGGCGGCGGGCATCCCCCTGAAGCGGCTGGTGATGCCCGTGGTCCTGCTGGGGGTGCTCCTGAGCGGGGCGTCCTTCTTCATCCAGAACACCGCCCAGCCCTTCGCCCACCGCCATCTGGTGTCCCTTATCTCGCGGGAACTCCCCCTGCGGGTGACGATTGACCTGCTGCCCGCGGGGGTCATGCACACCTTCGGCGACTGGCGGGTCTACATCGGCTCCCGCGACGGCAACGGCGTCCTGCACGACATCATGGTGCTCCAGCCGGACGGCGAGGGGGGCGCGAACGCCTTCTACGCCGCGACGGCCCGGCTGGTGCGCGAAAACGGCCAGCCGATGCTGGAGATGCGGCAGGGCTACCTCGTGCCCGCGGACCCGACGCGCCATTTCACCTTTGACATACTGCGCAAGCCGGTGCCCCCGCTGGTGGCGGACAAGTCCTGGAGCTCCAAGGACGGCATGACGCTGGGCGAACTGCTGGCACTGGAAGACGAGCTGGAACAGCTCTTCGCGGAGACCCAGGCCCTGCCCGTGGCGGGCGACCTGCGCTCGGTCCGCATCCACATCAAGAACCGCATCGCGTTCCCCCTCATGTGCCTGGCCGTGGCGCTGATCGCCGCGCCCGTGGGCGCGCGCACGCGCAGGGCGGGGCGTTCCTACGCCTTCGGCGCGGGGCTGGTGATCCTGTGCGGCTATTTTGTCCTGCGCAAGGTGGCGGAGCCGCCCTTCCTCGCCTCCCTGTCCCTGACCGTGCTGATGGGGCAGCTGCCCAACCTCGTGCTGGGCGCGGCGGGCCTGTTCCTCCTCTCGCGGGTGGACCGAATATGA
- a CDS encoding YjgP/YjgQ family permease, with product MTILDRHFAVRLLSAICMILVSLVLLVAVIDILVTRQDNIIKYQVPALVVLQYYLFFTPTILFEFHAAAIGVLIAGLVVMGRAAQDNEITAALAGGVSLMRIARAPVAVALLIAGGAYLFEDTVGVAASRRLEEIDARYFSKISDTNRAGVSWKNLSGGWSCHILTFNRRARTGQDVYLHRIAPDRVDEIRAGRIFWDEARGEWMLENGRQAVFDLTRGWEVRANRITQAPAPFTETPEALFALEAPSRTKTARQLAADIRSAAAMGVPVLKQRVEYHLKFAQPALCLVMILLAVPFALRLRRGGIGIGFGVAVAIGLAYLSVFYAGIGLGYLDKLPPALAAWLANAVFFALGVVLFKRSAT from the coding sequence ATGACCATTCTCGACCGCCACTTCGCCGTCCGGCTGCTCTCCGCCATCTGCATGATCCTGGTCTCCCTCGTGCTGCTGGTGGCGGTGATTGACATCCTGGTCACCCGCCAGGACAACATCATCAAGTATCAGGTGCCCGCGCTCGTGGTTCTTCAGTACTACCTTTTTTTCACCCCCACCATCCTCTTCGAGTTCCACGCCGCGGCCATCGGGGTGCTCATCGCGGGGCTGGTCGTCATGGGCCGGGCCGCGCAGGACAACGAGATCACCGCGGCCCTGGCCGGCGGGGTGAGCCTGATGCGCATCGCCCGCGCGCCCGTCGCCGTCGCCCTCCTGATTGCCGGGGGGGCCTATCTTTTCGAGGACACCGTGGGCGTGGCCGCCAGCCGGCGGCTGGAGGAGATAGACGCGCGGTATTTCTCCAAGATCAGCGACACCAACCGCGCCGGGGTGAGCTGGAAGAACCTGTCCGGCGGGTGGTCCTGCCACATCCTCACCTTCAACCGGCGCGCCCGCACGGGGCAGGACGTGTACCTGCACCGGATCGCCCCGGACCGGGTGGACGAAATCCGCGCGGGGCGCATCTTCTGGGACGAGGCGCGCGGGGAATGGATGCTGGAGAACGGGCGGCAGGCCGTGTTTGACCTGACGCGCGGCTGGGAGGTGCGCGCCAACCGCATCACACAGGCCCCGGCCCCCTTCACGGAGACGCCGGAGGCCCTCTTCGCCCTGGAGGCCCCCTCGCGCACCAAGACCGCGCGCCAGCTCGCCGCGGACATCCGCAGCGCCGCCGCCATGGGGGTCCCCGTGCTGAAACAGCGGGTGGAATACCATCTCAAGTTCGCCCAGCCCGCCCTCTGCCTCGTCATGATCCTGCTGGCCGTCCCCTTCGCCCTGCGGCTGCGCCGCGGCGGCATCGGCATCGGCTTCGGGGTGGCCGTCGCCATCGGCCTGGCCTACCTCTCCGTCTTCTACGCCGGCATCGGCCTCGGCTACCTCGACAAACTCCCGCCCGCCCTGGCCGCCTGGCTCGCCAACGCCGTCTTCTTCGCCCTCGGCGTTGTCCTCTTCAAGCGCTCCGCCACCTGA
- a CDS encoding (2Fe-2S) ferredoxin domain-containing protein encodes METQPVPYEKIVFVCVHHREDGQGPCCEARGGAELHAALKEQVKALGLSAKIRVSRSGCLNRCAKGPNLMVFPDNVWHAGVTPEDLPEILRSLAGEK; translated from the coding sequence ATGGAAACCCAGCCGGTGCCCTACGAAAAGATCGTGTTCGTCTGTGTGCACCACCGCGAAGACGGCCAGGGGCCCTGCTGCGAAGCGCGGGGCGGCGCGGAACTCCATGCGGCGCTCAAGGAACAGGTGAAAGCCCTGGGGTTGTCGGCGAAGATACGGGTGAGCCGTTCGGGATGCCTCAACCGCTGCGCCAAGGGCCCCAACCTCATGGTGTTTCCCGACAACGTGTGGCACGCCGGCGTGACGCCGGAGGACCTTCCGGAAATCCTGCGAAGCTTGGCTGGGGAGAAATAG
- a CDS encoding pyridoxal-phosphate dependent enzyme, with translation MTLLHRLYPELAAAFPCLPLAELPTPVTETDAFSDSGARVFIKHDEATSPRYGGNKARKLGWLLGAAAARGAKAVITFGGAGSNHALATAVHATALGMRCTSILGPQHNAHAVRRNLLRALAAGARLRPCAWRDTSREAVRCFWEDTDRDGLMPTVIPPGGSSPAGALGFVEAAFELREQVRAGLLPEPDALYVPSGTMGTCVGLALGLAAAGLKTRVEAVRVTTAPHTSPEHAAALFARTLRLLREACPAFPECALDGDRFRIRDEFFGAEYALYTPESAEMVRFARARMGLSLEGTYTGKALAALHADAASGRLRGQTALFWNTYNGPPSGPEPPSGEYRRLPALLQTYFDQPVQPLDRD, from the coding sequence ATGACCCTGTTGCACCGGTTGTATCCAGAACTCGCGGCGGCCTTTCCCTGTCTGCCCCTGGCCGAACTGCCCACTCCGGTGACGGAGACGGACGCCTTCTCCGACAGCGGCGCGCGGGTGTTCATCAAGCATGACGAGGCCACCTCGCCGCGTTATGGAGGCAACAAGGCGCGCAAGCTGGGCTGGCTCTTGGGCGCGGCGGCTGCGCGCGGGGCGAAGGCCGTGATCACCTTCGGCGGGGCGGGGTCCAACCACGCTTTGGCCACGGCGGTGCATGCGACGGCCCTGGGCATGCGCTGCACCAGCATCCTCGGCCCCCAGCACAACGCCCATGCTGTGCGGCGCAACCTGCTGCGCGCGCTGGCGGCGGGCGCCCGGCTGCGGCCCTGCGCGTGGCGCGACACGTCAAGGGAGGCGGTCCGCTGTTTCTGGGAGGACACGGACCGCGACGGCCTCATGCCCACGGTGATTCCCCCCGGCGGGTCATCCCCCGCGGGCGCGCTGGGGTTTGTCGAGGCGGCGTTTGAGCTGCGCGAACAGGTGCGCGCGGGGCTGCTTCCCGAGCCCGACGCGCTCTATGTGCCCTCGGGCACCATGGGCACCTGTGTCGGTCTGGCCCTCGGACTGGCCGCCGCCGGGCTGAAGACCCGGGTCGAGGCCGTGCGCGTCACCACCGCCCCCCACACCAGCCCGGAACACGCGGCGGCGCTTTTCGCCCGGACCCTGCGCCTGCTGCGGGAGGCGTGCCCCGCCTTTCCGGAGTGCGCGCTGGACGGGGACCGGTTCCGCATCCGGGACGAATTCTTCGGCGCGGAATACGCGCTGTACACCCCGGAGTCGGCGGAGATGGTGCGCTTTGCCCGCGCCCGTATGGGGCTTTCCCTTGAGGGCACCTACACCGGCAAGGCGCTGGCGGCCCTGCACGCCGACGCGGCGTCGGGCCGGCTGCGCGGCCAGACCGCGCTCTTCTGGAACACCTACAACGGCCCGCCCTCCGGGCCGGAGCCCCCATCCGGGGAATACCGCCGTCTTCCCGCACTGTTGCAGACATACTTCGATCAGCCCGTCCAGCCGCTGGACCGCGACTGA
- a CDS encoding DUF1559 domain-containing protein, with protein sequence MPEMKKCGFTLIELLVVIAIIGILAAILLPALARAREAARRSSCQNNLKQFGLIFKMYSGESSGSKLPPVTLTDQQTLDCNTAGFPLTGKRGVLAAGPLVSAMYPEYLTDPNILICPSDAEHKAEDTKNPVTNETDIALPCQDPNRGMHLADASYLYLGWLFDKAGGTDTDDPQESLAMAQAMIPGLQVSGTAPKQVLDGVLWMVTPFFINRDTSRADVDLEVDPGIGNGTGNTVYRLREGIERFLVTDINNPGASSQAQSQIWIMGDMIGVDASLYNHVPGGSNILFLDGHVEFLRYNRTGIAPVNVGVANCVAALQGVKNVVMQQ encoded by the coding sequence ATTCCCGAGATGAAGAAGTGTGGATTCACCCTGATCGAACTGCTCGTGGTCATCGCCATCATCGGCATTCTCGCCGCCATCCTGCTCCCGGCGCTTGCGCGCGCGCGCGAGGCCGCCCGCCGGTCCTCCTGCCAGAACAACCTCAAGCAGTTCGGGCTGATCTTCAAGATGTACAGCGGCGAGTCCTCGGGATCGAAACTGCCGCCCGTGACGCTGACCGACCAGCAGACGCTCGACTGCAACACCGCCGGGTTCCCCCTGACGGGCAAGCGCGGCGTGCTGGCGGCGGGTCCGCTGGTTTCGGCCATGTATCCGGAGTACCTGACGGACCCGAACATCCTGATCTGCCCCTCCGACGCGGAGCACAAGGCGGAGGACACCAAGAATCCCGTCACGAATGAAACGGACATCGCGCTTCCCTGCCAGGATCCCAACCGGGGCATGCACCTGGCGGACGCCAGCTATCTCTATCTGGGCTGGCTTTTCGACAAGGCCGGCGGCACCGACACCGACGACCCGCAGGAGTCGCTTGCCATGGCACAGGCGATGATTCCCGGGCTGCAGGTGTCCGGCACGGCGCCCAAGCAGGTGCTGGACGGGGTCCTGTGGATGGTGACCCCCTTCTTCATCAACCGGGACACGTCCCGCGCGGATGTGGATCTTGAAGTGGACCCCGGCATCGGCAACGGCACGGGCAACACTGTCTACCGTCTCCGCGAGGGCATCGAGCGCTTCCTGGTCACGGACATCAACAACCCGGGCGCCTCCTCGCAGGCCCAGAGCCAGATTTGGATCATGGGCGACATGATCGGCGTGGATGCCAGCCTGTACAACCATGTGCCGGGCGGGTCAAACATCCTGTTCCTCGACGGGCATGTGGAGTTCCTCCGCTACAACAGAACCGGCATCGCCCCCGTCAACGTCGGCGTGGCCAACTGCGTGGCGGCCCTGCAGGGCGTCAAAAACGTCGTCATGCAGCAATAG
- a CDS encoding glycosyltransferase family 2 protein has translation MRRPAPEIKTRAALDGAGLRGEVLVADNGSTDASVALAEEAGARVVPVRGRGYGRALRAGLDAAEGDFVVFMDADLSYDPAYVPEFAAALRGVRRDALARLDLHSDGMEFASEMILKAAHHRLRFAEIPIHFHCDQRGREPHLRSFRDGWRHLQLMLHYAPLWLFFLPGLLLAAGGLVGILAGFSLLPPVPAVLGGLGGLVSVVLGLQILLLGLTAQDRVKHPRWHDDSTLSRIVTRCRRFIMLENGVLVSLSTFAVGMAVLAAALFRACAGDAAAPPTPQQTVSLGMDTLRLAFLGAALGIAGVQLFFTCAFLGLFGRKSSSDTEALLPPPGGDAGAE, from the coding sequence ATGCGGAGACCCGCCCCCGAAATCAAGACGCGGGCCGCCCTCGACGGCGCGGGGCTGCGAGGCGAGGTGCTGGTGGCCGACAACGGGTCCACCGACGCCTCCGTGGCGCTGGCGGAAGAGGCCGGCGCGCGGGTGGTGCCCGTGCGGGGACGCGGCTACGGGCGCGCGCTCCGCGCGGGGCTTGACGCGGCGGAGGGCGACTTCGTCGTCTTCATGGACGCCGACCTGTCCTACGACCCCGCCTATGTGCCGGAATTCGCCGCAGCCCTGCGCGGCGTGCGCCGCGACGCCCTGGCGCGGCTCGACCTCCACTCCGACGGCATGGAGTTCGCCTCCGAGATGATTCTCAAGGCGGCCCACCACCGCCTGCGCTTCGCCGAGATCCCCATCCATTTCCACTGCGACCAGCGGGGCCGCGAGCCGCACCTTCGCTCCTTCCGCGACGGATGGCGCCATCTCCAGCTCATGCTGCACTACGCCCCGCTGTGGCTGTTCTTCCTGCCGGGGCTGCTGCTGGCCGCGGGCGGGCTCGTAGGCATCCTCGCCGGGTTCAGCCTCCTGCCGCCGGTGCCGGCGGTCCTCGGCGGGCTCGGCGGACTCGTTTCCGTGGTGCTGGGCCTTCAGATTCTCCTGCTGGGCCTGACAGCCCAGGACCGGGTGAAGCACCCCCGCTGGCACGACGACAGCACCCTGTCTCGGATTGTCACCCGGTGCCGCCGTTTCATCATGCTCGAAAACGGCGTGCTCGTGAGCCTGTCCACCTTTGCGGTGGGCATGGCGGTGCTGGCCGCCGCCCTGTTTCGGGCGTGCGCGGGGGACGCCGCCGCGCCGCCGACCCCGCAGCAGACCGTGTCCCTCGGCATGGATACCCTCCGCCTCGCCTTCCTCGGCGCCGCGCTGGGCATCGCCGGGGTCCAGCTCTTCTTCACCTGCGCCTTCCTCGGCCTCTTCGGCCGGAAGTCCAGCTCCGACACTGAGGCCCTGCTGCCCCCGCCCGGCGGCGACGCGGGGGCGGAGTGA
- a CDS encoding glycosyltransferase, with translation MWKDKRVSVIFPTYNEKDSIRAAVLDFFASGWVDEVVVVNNNAAPGTDEEVAGTGARLVHEARQGYGHAIWRGLEEAEGDLLIISEPDGTFSGNDVIKLLAFSDDVPVVFGTRTAREFVWEGANMGVFLKWGNYAVGKLMEFLFNTTFLSDVGCSMKLLSRGAYETVRPHFTIGGSAFGPQLMLLVILCGFPFVEIPVNYRRRVGVSSVTGSKVRAFFLGMEMIGIILRCRLDSWLGKFPPPAAGG, from the coding sequence ATGTGGAAAGACAAGCGCGTATCGGTCATATTCCCCACGTACAACGAGAAGGACTCCATCCGGGCGGCGGTGCTGGACTTTTTCGCGTCCGGCTGGGTGGACGAGGTCGTGGTGGTGAACAACAACGCCGCGCCGGGCACGGACGAGGAGGTGGCGGGCACGGGGGCGCGCCTGGTGCATGAGGCGCGGCAGGGCTACGGCCACGCCATCTGGCGGGGGCTGGAGGAGGCGGAGGGCGACCTGCTGATCATTTCGGAGCCGGACGGCACCTTCTCAGGGAACGATGTGATCAAGCTGCTGGCGTTCAGCGACGACGTGCCGGTGGTCTTCGGCACGCGCACGGCGCGGGAGTTCGTGTGGGAGGGGGCGAACATGGGGGTGTTCCTCAAGTGGGGGAACTACGCCGTGGGCAAGCTGATGGAGTTCCTGTTCAACACGACCTTCCTCAGCGACGTGGGCTGCTCCATGAAGCTGCTCTCGCGGGGGGCCTATGAGACGGTGCGGCCCCATTTCACCATCGGGGGGTCGGCCTTCGGGCCGCAGCTCATGCTGCTGGTCATCCTGTGCGGGTTCCCCTTCGTCGAGATTCCGGTGAATTACCGGAGACGTGTCGGGGTCAGCTCCGTGACGGGGAGCAAGGTGCGGGCTTTCTTTCTGGGGATGGAGATGATCGGCATCATCCTGCGCTGCCGGCTGGATTCCTGGCTCGGGAAGTTTCCCCCGCCCGCGGCGGGGGGCTGA